In Pseudobacter ginsenosidimutans, the following are encoded in one genomic region:
- a CDS encoding carboxymuconolactone decarboxylase family protein — protein sequence MQKRFNIKEVAPNALKAMVGLEIYLSQSSIISRTTKELIKIRASQINGCAYCINTHTQDAIKNGETNQRIFLLNTWREAEGIFTDEEKAVLAITEEITLIHRNGLSDETYSNALQFFSETQIADIITAVITINLWNRVVLSTHLLIGQSLA from the coding sequence ATTAAAGAAGTTGCTCCAAATGCGCTAAAAGCGATGGTTGGTTTAGAAATCTACCTTTCACAATCATCTATTATATCCAGGACAACCAAAGAGCTTATAAAAATCCGTGCTTCACAAATCAACGGCTGTGCGTATTGTATCAACACTCACACTCAGGACGCAATTAAAAATGGTGAAACAAATCAGCGTATTTTTCTATTGAATACCTGGAGAGAAGCTGAGGGTATTTTTACGGATGAAGAAAAAGCAGTGTTGGCAATAACCGAAGAGATAACATTAATCCATCGGAATGGATTGTCGGATGAAACCTATTCAAACGCCTTACAGTTTTTTAGCGAGACCCAAATCGCAGATATAATAACGGCTGTAATTACTATCAATCTTTGGAACAGGGTTGTATTAAGCACCCATCTACTGATAGGACAAAGTCTTGCATAA